A window of Marinobacter salarius contains these coding sequences:
- a CDS encoding Na(+)-translocating NADH-quinone reductase subunit A: protein MIKIKKGLDLPISGAPEQTITDGKPVRHVALIGFDYVGMKPTMAVKEGDRVKRGTLLFTDKKTEGVRYTSPAAGVVKEINRGERRVFQSVVVEVDGDEAETFARYDASDVAGLERQQVVDNLVESGLWTTFKTRPYSKVPAIDTAPHSIFVSVMDTNPLAADPTVIIRENGAAFEQGLKILSKLTTGKVFVAGKPGSDVPVPSDDSVEVQQFEGVHPAGNVGTHIHYLDPIAGDKVVWSIGYQDVIDIAKLFETGELSVNRIVAVGGPKALKPRLIRTRVGANLDELLDGEIATDCEVRKISGSVFGGRRGDGPCNYLGRFANQISVLEEGNKREFMGWLSPGANKFSVMNIYLSKLVGGKRFDMTTTTNGSERAMVPVGVYEKVMPLDILPTQLLRSLIVGDTEMAQKLGALELDEEDLALCTFVCPGKYEYGPILRENLTRIEIEG from the coding sequence ATGATCAAGATCAAAAAAGGCCTGGATCTTCCCATCAGCGGCGCTCCTGAGCAGACCATTACAGACGGCAAACCCGTTCGCCATGTGGCGTTGATCGGTTTTGACTACGTAGGCATGAAGCCAACGATGGCTGTGAAAGAAGGTGACCGTGTAAAGCGCGGCACGCTGCTGTTTACGGACAAGAAGACCGAGGGCGTTCGTTATACTTCACCGGCAGCCGGTGTGGTCAAGGAAATTAACCGCGGCGAGCGCCGTGTGTTTCAGTCGGTTGTCGTTGAAGTCGACGGCGACGAAGCTGAGACCTTTGCGCGTTACGATGCGTCTGATGTTGCTGGTCTGGAGCGTCAGCAAGTCGTCGATAACCTGGTCGAGTCCGGGTTGTGGACAACCTTCAAGACCCGTCCCTACAGTAAGGTGCCTGCCATTGATACGGCGCCGCATTCCATCTTCGTGTCCGTCATGGACACTAACCCGCTGGCAGCGGATCCCACGGTGATCATTCGTGAAAACGGTGCGGCCTTCGAGCAGGGGCTTAAGATTCTCTCCAAGCTGACCACCGGTAAGGTGTTTGTGGCCGGTAAGCCGGGCTCTGATGTACCGGTTCCGTCTGACGACAGCGTGGAAGTGCAGCAATTTGAGGGTGTTCATCCGGCGGGTAACGTAGGTACTCATATCCATTACCTCGATCCCATTGCCGGGGACAAAGTGGTATGGAGTATCGGCTACCAGGACGTCATTGATATCGCAAAGCTGTTTGAGACCGGCGAGCTGTCGGTGAACCGTATTGTTGCGGTCGGTGGTCCGAAGGCCCTCAAGCCGCGCCTGATTCGTACCCGTGTCGGCGCCAATCTTGATGAACTTCTCGATGGTGAAATTGCCACGGACTGCGAGGTTCGCAAAATTTCCGGCTCTGTGTTCGGTGGTCGTCGTGGTGACGGGCCTTGTAACTACCTCGGTCGCTTCGCCAACCAGATCTCGGTTCTGGAAGAGGGCAACAAACGAGAGTTTATGGGCTGGCTGTCACCGGGAGCCAACAAGTTCTCGGTTATGAACATCTATCTGTCCAAACTGGTCGGCGGAAAGCGGTTCGACATGACGACCACGACCAACGGCAGTGAGCGGGCGATGGTCCCAGTGGGTGTGTACGAAAAGGTCATGCCGCTGGACATTCTGCCGACCCAGTTGTTGCGGTCTTTGATCGTGGGCGACACTGAAATGGCACAAAAACTGGGTGCGTTGGAGCTGGATGAAGAAGATCTGGCGCTGTGTACCTTCGTGTGCCCGGGTAAATACGAGTACGGTCCGATTCTCCGTGAGAACCTGACCAGAATCGAGATCGAGGGCTAA
- a CDS encoding NADH:ubiquinone reductase (Na(+)-transporting) subunit B, which produces MAIRQFLDGIEHHFEKGGKYERWYALYEAVDTIFYSPASVTSTTSHVRDGIDLKRIMITVWLCTFPAMFFGMWNIGFQANSFLAENPDALMGDGGLRTAFISALAGNNAASIWDNFVYGMAYFVPIYFVTFVVGGFWEVLFATVRRHEVNEGFFVTSVLFALVCPPTIPLWQVALGITFGVVIGKEVFGGTGKNFLNPALTGRAFLYFAYPAQISGDTVWTAVDGFSGATALSWAASGGLEALETQIGWMSAFMGSIQGSMGETSTLAVLIGGIILLGMKIASYRIVGGVLIGMIAMSLLLNVIGSDTNPMFDVPAHWHLVMGGFAFGMMFMATDPVSAAMTNTGRWCFGILVGVMTVLIRVINPAFPEGIMLAILFANLFAPLMDHYVVQANIKRRLARG; this is translated from the coding sequence ATGGCAATCCGACAGTTTCTCGATGGTATCGAGCATCATTTCGAAAAAGGTGGCAAATACGAGCGCTGGTATGCGCTTTACGAAGCGGTGGATACGATTTTCTATTCGCCGGCGAGCGTGACCTCCACTACCTCTCATGTGCGTGATGGTATTGATCTTAAACGCATCATGATTACGGTCTGGCTGTGTACCTTCCCCGCAATGTTCTTCGGTATGTGGAACATTGGCTTCCAGGCCAACAGCTTCCTGGCTGAGAATCCGGACGCTCTGATGGGTGACGGTGGTCTGCGTACTGCCTTTATCAGTGCCCTGGCCGGCAATAACGCCGCCAGCATCTGGGACAATTTTGTCTACGGCATGGCGTACTTCGTACCCATTTACTTCGTTACCTTCGTGGTGGGTGGTTTCTGGGAAGTGTTGTTCGCCACCGTTCGCCGTCACGAAGTGAACGAAGGCTTCTTCGTAACTTCCGTGCTGTTCGCACTGGTTTGCCCGCCGACCATTCCGCTTTGGCAGGTCGCCCTTGGTATCACTTTTGGTGTAGTCATTGGCAAGGAGGTGTTTGGCGGCACTGGCAAGAACTTCCTGAACCCGGCCCTCACCGGTCGTGCGTTCCTGTACTTTGCTTACCCGGCCCAGATTTCCGGTGACACGGTATGGACAGCGGTCGACGGTTTCAGTGGCGCGACGGCGCTGAGCTGGGCGGCCAGTGGTGGCCTGGAAGCGCTGGAAACGCAGATTGGCTGGATGTCAGCCTTTATGGGCTCGATCCAGGGTTCCATGGGTGAGACCTCTACGCTGGCAGTGTTGATCGGCGGCATTATCCTTCTGGGGATGAAAATCGCGTCCTATCGTATTGTCGGTGGGGTGTTAATCGGCATGATTGCCATGTCGCTGCTGCTGAACGTGATTGGCTCGGATACCAACCCAATGTTTGACGTGCCGGCACACTGGCATCTAGTGATGGGTGGCTTTGCCTTTGGCATGATGTTCATGGCGACCGATCCGGTGTCTGCGGCGATGACCAACACCGGGCGCTGGTGCTTCGGTATCCTGGTCGGCGTGATGACCGTGCTGATTCGCGTCATCAACCCGGCGTTCCCGGAAGGCATCATGCTGGCAATCCTGTTTGCCAACCTCTTTGCACCGCTGATGGACCACTATGTGGTTCAGGCCAACATCAAACGGAGGCTTGCCCGTGGCTAA
- a CDS encoding Na(+)-translocating NADH-quinone reductase subunit C produces the protein MAKAKETVSRTLMVALVLSVAFSVVVSTAAVMLRPAQVQNQNLDIRSNILAAAGMLKEGATAEEIEETFSRFDVRLVDLESGDYVDSEAVGVKEPMKYDMYKAASDPSMSIDIPASEDKAGIKRRPNVAKIYTLSENGELVRVVLPIHGYGLWSTLYGFVSLEGDANTIEGLGFYDHAETPGLGGEVDNPRWKSQWVGKEVYGDELKEPQIRLVKGGVGAGASDKEHKVDALSGATLTSRGVEQLVNYWMGDRGFAPYLKKLREGEV, from the coding sequence GTGGCTAAAGCTAAAGAAACTGTCTCCAGAACGCTGATGGTTGCGCTGGTGCTGAGCGTTGCGTTCTCTGTCGTGGTGTCGACAGCGGCGGTAATGCTTCGACCGGCGCAGGTCCAGAACCAGAATCTGGATATTCGTTCCAACATCCTGGCGGCGGCCGGCATGCTGAAAGAGGGCGCTACGGCTGAAGAAATCGAAGAAACCTTTTCTCGTTTCGACGTTCGGCTGGTCGACCTGGAGTCCGGAGACTATGTTGATTCCGAGGCGGTCGGTGTAAAGGAACCGATGAAGTACGACATGTACAAGGCGGCTTCTGATCCGTCCATGTCTATCGATATTCCTGCATCGGAAGACAAGGCCGGCATCAAGCGCCGCCCGAACGTCGCCAAGATCTACACCCTGAGTGAAAACGGTGAACTGGTCAGGGTAGTGCTTCCGATTCATGGCTACGGTCTGTGGTCCACCCTCTACGGGTTTGTGTCGCTTGAGGGCGATGCCAACACCATTGAGGGCCTGGGGTTCTATGATCACGCCGAAACTCCGGGGCTTGGTGGCGAGGTTGATAACCCTCGCTGGAAAAGCCAGTGGGTTGGCAAGGAAGTGTACGGCGATGAGTTGAAAGAGCCGCAGATTCGCCTGGTCAAGGGTGGCGTGGGCGCTGGTGCATCCGACAAGGAACACAAGGTGGATGCCCTGTCCGGTGCGACCCTGACGAGCCGCGGTGTTGAGCAACTGGTCAACTACTGGATGGGTGACCGGGGCTTCGCACCGTACCTGAAAAAACTTCGTGAAGGGGAGGTCTGA
- a CDS encoding NADH:ubiquinone reductase (Na(+)-transporting) subunit D produces MADASAKQVLFEPIFSNNPIALQILGICSALAVTTSMNVTLVMCMAVIAVTAFSNLAVSLVRTQIPGSIRIIVQMTIIASLVIVVDQVLKAYAYEISKQLSVFVGLIITNCIVMGRAEGFAMKNGPWLSFLDGVGNGMGYSVLLIFVAFFRELLGAGSLFGVSLMPVVNEGGWYIPNGLLLLPPSAFFIIGLAIWGLRTWKPEQVEEADFKMSRHTVKEAF; encoded by the coding sequence ATGGCAGACGCTTCAGCCAAACAGGTTCTCTTCGAGCCGATATTCAGTAACAACCCTATTGCCCTGCAGATCCTCGGTATCTGCTCGGCACTGGCGGTGACCACCAGCATGAACGTAACCCTGGTTATGTGCATGGCGGTTATCGCGGTAACGGCCTTCTCTAACCTGGCCGTGTCACTGGTTCGCACGCAGATTCCCGGCAGTATCCGGATCATTGTGCAAATGACCATTATCGCCTCCCTGGTTATCGTTGTTGATCAGGTGCTCAAGGCGTATGCCTACGAAATCAGTAAGCAGCTGTCGGTATTCGTTGGTTTGATCATCACCAACTGTATCGTCATGGGCCGTGCTGAAGGTTTCGCCATGAAGAACGGCCCCTGGCTGAGCTTCCTGGATGGCGTTGGTAACGGCATGGGCTATTCCGTTCTGCTTATCTTCGTGGCGTTCTTCCGGGAGCTGCTCGGCGCGGGATCGCTGTTTGGCGTGTCGCTGATGCCGGTCGTCAACGAGGGTGGTTGGTACATTCCCAACGGCCTGTTGCTGCTGCCGCCGAGTGCGTTCTTTATCATCGGCCTGGCGATCTGGGGTCTGCGTACCTGGAAGCCTGAGCAGGTAGAAGAAGCGGACTTCAAAATGTCCCGCCACACGGTTAAGGAGGCCTTCTGA
- the nqrE gene encoding NADH:ubiquinone reductase (Na(+)-transporting) subunit E, whose protein sequence is MEHYISLILKAIFVENMALAFFLGMCTFLAISKKIEAAAGLGIAVVVVLTITVPVNNLLYNTILREGALDWAGLPNVDLSFLGLITYIGVIAALIQIMEMVLDKYMPALYAALGVFLPLITVNCAILGASLFMVERDYTFSESVVYGFGAGVGWALAILALAGIREKLKYSDVPEGLRGLGITFITVGLMSLGFMSFSGISL, encoded by the coding sequence ATGGAGCATTATATCAGTCTGATCCTGAAGGCCATCTTTGTTGAAAACATGGCGTTGGCCTTCTTCCTGGGGATGTGTACCTTCCTGGCGATCTCCAAGAAGATTGAAGCGGCCGCAGGCCTCGGTATCGCCGTTGTCGTGGTGCTGACGATCACGGTGCCGGTGAACAACCTGCTCTACAACACCATCCTCAGGGAAGGTGCTCTGGACTGGGCGGGTCTACCGAATGTTGATTTGAGCTTCTTGGGCCTGATTACGTACATTGGTGTCATTGCGGCGCTTATCCAGATCATGGAGATGGTTCTGGACAAGTATATGCCGGCTTTGTATGCCGCCCTTGGGGTGTTTCTGCCGCTGATTACCGTGAACTGCGCCATCCTGGGTGCATCACTGTTCATGGTCGAGCGGGACTACACCTTCAGTGAAAGCGTGGTTTACGGATTTGGTGCCGGTGTCGGCTGGGCGTTGGCCATACTCGCATTGGCCGGTATCCGCGAAAAGCTCAAGTACAGCGATGTTCCCGAAGGGCTGCGAGGCCTGGGTATCACCTTCATTACTGTTGGTTTGATGTCCCTCGGCTTTATGTCGTTCTCAGGTATTTCACTGTAA
- the nqrF gene encoding NADH:ubiquinone reductase (Na(+)-transporting) subunit F encodes MNTEIILGVVMFTVIVLALVAVILAARSRLVSTGDVTIEVNDDPEHTLTTEAGGKLLGTLAGSGIFLSSACGGGGTCAQCKCKVLEGGGAMLPTEKTHFTNREEKEGWRLSCQVPVKQDMKVEVPEEFFGVKKWECEVISNHNVATFIKELVLKLPEGEEVDFRAGGYVQLECPPYEIPFKDFKIEEEFHEDWDKHDIWRYKAINKEETIRAYSMANYPEEKGVLKFNIRIATPPPGTDHLPGIMSSYVFDLKAGDKVTVMGPFGEFFAKKTDAEMVFIGGGAGMAPMRSHIFDQLKRLESKRKISFWYGARSVREMFYVEDFDQLSEENDNFEWHVALSDPQPNDNWEGETGFIHNVLYEKYLKEHPAPEDCEYYMCGPPIMNASCIKMLKDLGVEDENIMLDDFGG; translated from the coding sequence ATGAATACAGAAATTATTCTCGGCGTGGTCATGTTCACCGTTATCGTGCTGGCCCTTGTCGCGGTCATTCTCGCGGCACGGTCCAGACTCGTAAGCACCGGTGATGTGACCATTGAAGTCAACGACGACCCAGAGCATACGCTGACAACCGAAGCCGGCGGCAAGTTGCTCGGAACCCTGGCCGGAAGTGGCATCTTCCTGTCCTCCGCCTGTGGCGGCGGCGGTACTTGTGCCCAGTGCAAGTGCAAGGTCCTGGAGGGTGGCGGTGCCATGTTGCCCACCGAAAAGACCCACTTCACCAATCGTGAGGAAAAGGAAGGCTGGCGCCTGTCCTGTCAGGTGCCGGTGAAGCAGGACATGAAAGTGGAAGTGCCAGAGGAGTTCTTTGGCGTCAAGAAGTGGGAATGTGAGGTTATCTCCAACCACAACGTGGCGACGTTCATCAAGGAACTGGTGCTGAAGCTTCCCGAAGGCGAGGAAGTCGATTTCCGTGCCGGTGGTTACGTACAGCTTGAGTGTCCTCCCTACGAAATCCCGTTCAAGGATTTCAAGATTGAGGAGGAGTTCCATGAAGATTGGGACAAGCACGATATCTGGCGTTACAAGGCCATCAACAAGGAGGAGACCATCCGCGCTTACTCCATGGCCAACTACCCGGAAGAGAAGGGTGTTCTCAAGTTCAACATCCGTATTGCCACGCCGCCTCCGGGCACGGATCACCTGCCGGGCATCATGTCATCCTACGTCTTCGATCTGAAGGCCGGGGACAAGGTGACTGTTATGGGGCCATTCGGTGAGTTCTTCGCCAAGAAGACCGATGCTGAAATGGTATTCATCGGCGGCGGTGCCGGTATGGCGCCCATGCGTTCCCACATCTTTGACCAGCTCAAGCGCCTGGAATCCAAGCGTAAGATCAGTTTCTGGTACGGCGCACGAAGCGTCCGCGAGATGTTCTACGTCGAGGATTTCGACCAGCTGTCGGAAGAAAACGACAACTTCGAGTGGCATGTGGCGCTATCAGATCCGCAGCCAAACGATAATTGGGAAGGTGAGACAGGCTTCATCCATAACGTGCTCTATGAAAAGTACCTGAAGGAGCACCCGGCTCCAGAGGACTGTGAGTACTATATGTGTGGGCCTCCCATCATGAACGCCTCGTGCATCAAGATGCTCAAAGACCTGGGTGTTGAGGACGAAAACATCATGCTGGATGACTTCGGGGGTTAA
- a CDS encoding FAD:protein FMN transferase, whose product MTFSMFRPVRVVVASALLVLALATLAGCSFEEEEKVWEIAGPVFGTRYHINVVLMDNPERLENLAQGIEKVLEGVDASMSTWREDSELSRFNRLDDQSGWVEISTPLYEVLATADQVSELTDGAFDVTIGPVVNLWGFGPDARPETIPSDDELAARVAATGYGKLDLQADPPALRASPNQYIDLSAIAKGYGVDAVARYLKDEGISAYLVEIGGEVQAHGHKPDGEAWRLAIEQPVSEMREVNRVVALDRHAMATSGDYRNYYESDGRRFSHTINPKDGRPISHTLASVTVISEDCMTADALATAFNVMGHDRAKALATRENIAAYFIVRGDQGFETDYTPAFSSFLTH is encoded by the coding sequence ATGACATTCAGCATGTTCCGACCCGTCAGGGTGGTTGTGGCCAGCGCTTTACTGGTGCTGGCCCTGGCCACGCTGGCGGGTTGTTCGTTTGAGGAAGAGGAAAAGGTCTGGGAGATCGCCGGGCCGGTGTTTGGTACCCGTTATCATATCAACGTCGTATTGATGGACAATCCGGAACGGCTGGAAAATCTGGCGCAAGGCATTGAAAAGGTTCTCGAAGGCGTGGACGCGTCGATGTCCACATGGCGTGAAGATTCCGAGCTTTCGCGCTTTAATCGTCTGGACGATCAGTCCGGGTGGGTGGAAATCTCAACGCCGCTCTACGAAGTGCTCGCAACAGCTGATCAGGTTTCCGAACTCACTGATGGCGCCTTTGATGTCACCATCGGTCCGGTGGTCAACCTGTGGGGCTTTGGACCGGATGCCCGTCCAGAGACGATCCCCAGCGACGATGAACTTGCGGCCAGGGTGGCAGCCACCGGGTACGGTAAACTGGACCTTCAGGCTGATCCTCCGGCACTGAGAGCGAGTCCCAATCAATACATCGATCTGTCAGCCATTGCCAAGGGCTACGGCGTGGACGCGGTGGCCCGTTACCTGAAAGATGAAGGTATTTCCGCGTATCTTGTCGAAATAGGTGGCGAAGTTCAGGCTCATGGACATAAGCCGGATGGTGAGGCATGGCGCCTGGCCATTGAGCAGCCGGTTTCGGAGATGCGTGAAGTCAACCGTGTGGTTGCCCTTGACCGACATGCGATGGCAACCTCGGGTGACTATCGTAACTACTACGAATCGGACGGTCGGCGGTTTTCGCATACAATAAACCCCAAGGATGGCCGACCGATCAGCCATACGCTCGCGTCGGTGACGGTCATTTCGGAAGACTGCATGACGGCAGATGCCTTGGCCACGGCCTTTAATGTGATGGGGCATGATCGGGCAAAGGCGCTTGCCACGCGTGAGAACATAGCCGCGTATTTTATTGTGCGGGGTGACCAAGGGTTTGAAACGGACTACACGCCTGCGTTTTCCTCGTTCCTGACACATTGA
- the nqrM gene encoding (Na+)-NQR maturation NqrM, with protein sequence MGTFLLVLMIVVLLVAAMSVGVIFGRKPISGTCGGIGAMGISKSCDICGGNTQKCEEENERLANDGKSAEALTYDASRSDDR encoded by the coding sequence ATGGGTACTTTTCTGCTGGTCCTGATGATCGTCGTACTGCTGGTGGCAGCGATGTCCGTCGGGGTAATCTTTGGCCGCAAGCCGATTAGTGGCACCTGCGGTGGGATTGGTGCCATGGGTATCAGTAAGTCCTGTGATATCTGTGGTGGTAATACCCAGAAATGTGAAGAAGAAAACGAACGCCTTGCCAACGACGGCAAGTCCGCGGAGGCGCTGACGTATGACGCCTCCCGTTCCGACGACCGCTGA
- the sthA gene encoding Si-specific NAD(P)(+) transhydrogenase, whose translation MAEHHYDVVVIGAGPSGEGAAMNATKHGKRVAIIEDKPTVGGNCTHWGTIPSKALRHSVKQIITFNTNQMFRDIGEPRWFSFPRVLQNAQKVIGKQVKLRTQFYARNRVDLINGRASFIDSNRLEIRGNKSHEILHFKQAIVATGSRPYLPPDVDFRHHRIYNSDTILNLSHTPRTLIIYGAGVIGSEYASIFAGLGVKVDLINPGSRLLTFLDDEISDALSYHLRNNGVLVRHNEEYESVDGDDHGVVLSLKSGKKIRADAFLWCNGRSGNTEKLGLDNIGLTPNGRGQLAVDDHYRTEVENVYAAGDVIGWPSLASAAYDQGRSASSDIVKDDYFRLVSDVPTGIYTLPEISSVGKTERELTEAKVPYEVGQAFFKDLARAQITGDPVGMLKILFHRESRQLLGIHCFGDQAAEIVHIGQAIMNQEGEANSLNYFINTTFNYPTMAEAYRVAALNGLNRIF comes from the coding sequence ATGGCAGAACATCATTACGACGTCGTCGTTATCGGCGCGGGCCCTTCGGGAGAAGGTGCAGCGATGAACGCGACGAAACACGGCAAACGTGTCGCAATCATCGAGGACAAGCCCACCGTTGGCGGTAACTGCACCCACTGGGGCACCATTCCTTCCAAAGCGTTACGTCATTCGGTCAAGCAGATCATTACCTTTAACACCAACCAGATGTTTCGTGATATTGGCGAGCCACGCTGGTTTTCTTTTCCCCGTGTCTTACAAAATGCGCAGAAGGTGATCGGTAAACAGGTCAAGCTGAGAACCCAGTTCTACGCACGGAACCGCGTGGATCTGATAAACGGCCGCGCCAGCTTTATCGATAGCAATCGGCTCGAGATACGAGGTAATAAATCCCACGAAATCCTCCACTTCAAGCAGGCCATTGTTGCAACCGGCTCTCGTCCGTATCTTCCACCGGATGTGGACTTCCGTCACCATCGTATCTACAACTCGGATACCATTCTGAATCTGTCCCACACGCCCCGCACACTGATCATTTATGGTGCGGGTGTTATAGGTTCCGAATACGCCTCGATTTTCGCAGGTCTGGGTGTGAAGGTGGACCTGATCAACCCTGGAAGCCGCTTGCTCACGTTCCTGGACGATGAGATTTCGGACGCTCTGAGTTATCACCTGCGCAATAACGGAGTGCTGGTTCGACACAACGAAGAGTATGAGTCGGTCGATGGTGATGACCACGGGGTCGTGCTGTCGCTGAAATCCGGCAAGAAAATCCGTGCGGATGCGTTTCTCTGGTGCAATGGCCGTAGCGGCAATACCGAAAAACTCGGCCTGGACAACATCGGTCTGACTCCCAACGGTCGTGGTCAGTTGGCAGTTGACGACCATTATCGAACCGAGGTGGAGAATGTCTACGCGGCCGGTGATGTGATTGGTTGGCCAAGCCTCGCCAGCGCCGCCTACGATCAGGGCCGCTCTGCATCCTCCGACATAGTGAAGGATGACTATTTCCGGCTGGTATCGGATGTGCCGACGGGTATTTATACCCTGCCGGAGATCAGCTCGGTGGGTAAAACCGAACGGGAGCTTACCGAAGCCAAGGTTCCCTATGAGGTGGGGCAGGCGTTCTTCAAGGACCTGGCGCGGGCCCAGATCACCGGGGACCCGGTGGGCATGCTCAAGATCCTGTTTCACCGCGAATCCCGCCAACTCCTGGGGATTCACTGTTTTGGCGACCAGGCTGCGGAAATCGTTCACATCGGCCAAGCCATCATGAACCAGGAAGGCGAAGCCAACTCCCTGAACTATTTCATCAATACGACCTTTAACTATCCGACCATGGCTGAGGCTTATCGGGTAGCGGCGCTCAACGGCTTGAATCGGATTTTCTGA
- a CDS encoding glycerophosphodiester phosphodiesterase, with protein sequence MIVYGHRGAKGEAPENTLAGFTHAYRHGVRHFELDLVLSKDGTPMVIHDLTVDRTTGQEGSVANYTASELADMDARRNTTAWPRKAGIPTLEALLNEFPDFEHLQLEVKKDNRHRLNVLCNRLTEIIQRRDLYNRVVITSSDNWFLQEARRRDRRVRIGLVTDRKFPRPVNTAARLHCDFLCIGWRICTRPIVDDAHRRGMHVSTWTVNRIHDMVQLEAKGVDSIITDYPTSTRMFFDNREKSALHLPTPQDNAEDSDSTRPVITS encoded by the coding sequence ATGATCGTGTATGGACACAGGGGCGCAAAGGGGGAAGCCCCCGAAAATACCCTGGCCGGCTTTACCCACGCCTACCGCCACGGTGTGCGGCACTTTGAGCTTGACCTGGTGCTGTCAAAAGACGGTACGCCAATGGTCATTCACGACCTGACCGTTGATCGCACCACCGGACAGGAAGGCAGCGTTGCAAACTACACGGCATCCGAGCTGGCAGACATGGACGCCCGGCGCAACACCACAGCCTGGCCGCGGAAAGCAGGCATTCCCACGCTGGAGGCGTTACTCAACGAATTTCCGGATTTCGAGCACCTGCAACTGGAAGTGAAGAAAGACAACCGTCACCGACTGAACGTTCTGTGCAATCGCCTGACAGAAATCATTCAACGTCGCGATCTTTACAACCGAGTGGTCATTACCTCCTCCGACAACTGGTTCCTGCAGGAAGCTCGCCGCCGGGACCGTAGGGTGCGGATCGGACTAGTAACGGACCGGAAGTTTCCGAGACCGGTCAATACCGCAGCCCGCTTGCATTGCGATTTTCTCTGTATCGGCTGGCGCATCTGCACCAGGCCCATCGTGGACGATGCCCACAGGCGGGGTATGCACGTGTCCACCTGGACGGTAAACCGCATTCACGACATGGTTCAGCTTGAAGCCAAGGGCGTCGATAGCATTATCACCGACTATCCTACAAGCACGCGGATGTTCTTCGACAATCGCGAGAAATCCGCCCTACACCTCCCCACTCCCCAGGATAACGCCGAAGACAGCGACAGCACCCGCCCAGTGATCACCAGTTAG
- a CDS encoding 3-deoxy-7-phosphoheptulonate synthase, with the protein MLAILHPDTALDSEAYCQTMHFLENLPGVSVRVHEVQGAKQRLTEVYLLGDTKSLDKDEIEALPAVERAIRISDDYRILGRHKDDRRQSGFTYNDVTFDQSNLNIFAGLCAVDVPEHVEQMMQALEDNGQVCTRMGAYKPRTNPYSFQGHGKGCLPWVFEKAGKHGIKVIAMEITHESHIEEIDRCLEQLGRPTGVMLQVGTRNTQNFELLKAIGRQSTYPVLLKRGFGITLNESLNAAEYLASEGNANVIFCLRGMKTEAGQPHRNMVDFAHVPAVKRLTRMPVCVDPSHSVGSRERAPDGVLDVMHATAQGVIAGANMVLVDFHPKPEKALVDGPQALLMRELPAYLEDIQLCHDTWKQRQKIYNRLKESSPE; encoded by the coding sequence ATGTTAGCCATTCTTCACCCGGATACCGCGCTGGACAGCGAAGCCTATTGCCAGACCATGCATTTTCTGGAGAACCTGCCAGGGGTATCGGTCAGGGTACACGAGGTCCAGGGTGCCAAGCAGCGTCTGACAGAGGTGTACCTGCTGGGTGACACCAAATCCCTGGACAAGGACGAGATCGAGGCCCTGCCTGCCGTGGAGCGCGCCATACGCATCTCCGACGACTACCGGATTCTGGGGCGGCACAAGGACGATAGGCGCCAGAGTGGCTTCACCTACAACGACGTAACCTTCGACCAGTCCAACCTCAACATTTTTGCAGGTCTGTGCGCCGTTGACGTGCCCGAGCACGTGGAGCAGATGATGCAGGCCCTTGAGGACAACGGCCAGGTTTGCACCCGCATGGGTGCCTACAAACCCCGGACCAACCCGTACTCCTTTCAGGGCCACGGCAAGGGCTGCCTGCCTTGGGTATTTGAGAAAGCCGGCAAACATGGCATCAAGGTGATTGCCATGGAGATCACCCACGAGAGCCACATTGAAGAGATCGACCGCTGCCTGGAGCAACTGGGCCGCCCCACCGGTGTTATGCTGCAGGTGGGCACGCGTAACACGCAAAACTTTGAATTGCTCAAAGCCATTGGCCGTCAGAGTACATACCCTGTGCTGCTTAAGCGTGGCTTCGGTATCACCCTGAATGAATCCCTGAACGCGGCCGAATATTTGGCCAGCGAAGGCAACGCCAATGTGATCTTCTGCCTGCGTGGCATGAAAACCGAAGCTGGGCAACCCCACCGCAACATGGTGGACTTCGCCCATGTGCCAGCGGTAAAGCGCCTTACCCGCATGCCAGTATGTGTGGATCCGTCTCACTCGGTCGGCAGCCGCGAACGCGCACCGGACGGTGTTCTGGATGTGATGCACGCCACCGCACAGGGCGTAATTGCGGGCGCCAACATGGTACTGGTAGATTTCCACCCTAAGCCAGAGAAAGCCTTGGTGGATGGCCCTCAGGCACTGCTGATGCGGGAATTACCGGCGTACCTGGAAGACATTCAGCTGTGCCACGACACCTGGAAGCAACGCCAGAAAATCTATAACCGTCTGAAGGAATCTTCCCCAGAATGA